The Aulosira sp. FACHB-615 genomic interval GTGGTAAATTTCACCGTACCACTGTCACCACTACCCGAAGATTGACTACTAATGGTGCTTTGATTAAGTGCGATCGCGTTAGCTTTGACATCAATTGCACCAGCATTACCAATACCTGTGGTGTTGCTAGAGATGATACTTTGATTGTTGAGTTGTAAAGTACCTGTATTCAGGGCAATTTCTCCACCCTTGCCACTACCACTGGTATTAGCTGAGATTGTACTATTATCAAGTTCTATGGTGTTAGGCACATTAAATATAATATCTCCCGCATTGCCACTGGCAGAGGTTGAAGAGTTAACAGAACTACCATTGAGGAAGGAGAGGCGCTTTGTGGTGACATTGACATCTCCAGCTTGTCCAGTACTGTTTGTAGTGCTGAAAATTTGGCTGTTATTCAATGTTGTTAAACCAGGACTGGTAAGGGTGACATTACCGGCGGAGTCCCTACCTTTGGTATCGCTTTCAATTAGGGTGTTAGTTAGGGTAAGGTTCCCCGCACTACTAATGCTGACATCGCCTGATCTCCCTGTCTCATTAGATGGAACTATTGTTACAAGTGAGAATCCTGCCTCAATGGTCATTGGTTTACTCGTTTGGATTGTCAGATCAGTGACCTCCAAATCTCCCCGTCCCAAAATCGACACCGCCCCCGCCTCAGCAGAAGAAGATGTTGTTAATATATTCAGTCCAGATATCCGGTTTTGAGCATCTAATGTTACAGAACCACCATTTTTTGCAGTTCCTTGGGGCGCAACACTAAAACTATACAAGCTACTGCCGTTGCTCAAAATATCTCCATTTTGTGCAGTTAGGGCAATATTACCACCCTGGCCGCTATTCCCTGTGTATGAGTAGGAGAATGATACTAAGTTGCTCTCATTTAAGATGTTGCCATTGATCGCAGTTAGGGTGATATTCCCGCCGTTGCCACCACTTGATTTGGAGGAAGATATCAAAGATATCAAATCTTCTTCGCCTTTGATAGAGAGGTTACCATTGATTGCAGTTAAGGTGATATTACCGCCATTGTTATTTTGACCAAACTCGCTATCGGCGAATGCGTATATTTCGCCATTGACAGAAAGATTGCCGTTAGTTGCAGAAAGAGTAATATCTCCAGCACTTGGAGACCCATCGAAGCTGGATACGTATGAAGCTATAGAGCCACTGACAGAAAGATTGCCGTTAGTGGTAATCACGGTAATATCGCCACCATTCCCACTTCTAAGGAATGAGGAAGACGATGAGTTTAGATAGCGAATCGAGATATTGCCATTAGCCAAAAGCTTGATATCTCCGCCATTCCCACCATTCTCAAAAAAACCCAAAGACCCGGACTCAAAACCTTGGGCGACAATATCCCCAGAGGCAGTTAAGTTAATTGAACCACCATTGTCGTCTGTCATAAAACTCCTTGTGGTGATACTGCTTACCCTAATACTTCCCGGTGGCAAACCTGCCACTGTCCCCGTCGTGAAGCCTAATTGTGGCAAATTCGATGTCGGTACTGATGCCACCCCTGCCCGCAAAATCGCCGCCGGCTCAGTTGTGAGTATCAGATAATCCGGGTCAGTGCTGGGAACGCTCACATCAGGGCCGGTAATCACAATATTACCCCCCTCAATGCTCCCTGTGGCTTCCACCTTCAATGCCACCCCTGTGTAATCACCAAACACCACATCCCCATTGGCATAAATTATCGGGTCAAACAAACTCACAAACTTCCCTGGAGTCCCTGCTAAAGTCTCAAATGAGAGATTACCACCACTCAGGAAATGTGCATCTCCAGAAATATTCCCGTTGCTAATCAAACTCAGATTACCCCCACTCTGAAGTGCTGCTACAGGATGATTCAATGCCAGGATATCAATGTTTTGATTCCCTTGAATTGTTAAGTTTCTCCCGGCTTGGGCAAGAAATGGAGTTGTGGTATGATCCCTAATTTTCACAGTATCTTGGGCTTTGAGGGTTAAATCTCTCCCTGCTACCAGTTCTCCCTGTAAGTCTAGGCTACCTGCTTCTAGTGTTAAATCTTGTCCGGTGGTGAGATGACT includes:
- a CDS encoding filamentous hemagglutinin N-terminal domain-containing protein, which codes for MKITIAGLGLIGAILTSAIYHSDVQAQVTPDGTLNTSVTGSNHYSITNGSRVGNNLFHSFSQFSVPSNGSAVFHNAADIQNIFSRVTGGHVSYIDGLIQANGNANLFLLNPSGIIFGKNASLNIGGSFIATTANSIKFADGTEFSATNPSNTPLLTMSVPIGLQMGQNSAPIRVESHLTTGQDLTLEAGSLDLQGELVAGRDLTLKAQDTVKIRDHTTTPFLAQAGRNLTIQGNQNIDILALNHPVAALQSGGNLSLISNGNISGDAHFLSGGNLSFETLAGTPGKFVSLFDPIIYANGDVVFGDYTGVALKVEATGSIEGGNIVITGPDVSVPSTDPDYLILTTEPAAILRAGVASVPTSNLPQLGFTTGTVAGLPPGSIRVSSITTRSFMTDDNGGSINLTASGDIVAQGFESGSLGFFENGGNGGDIKLLANGNISIRYLNSSSSSFLRSGNGGDITVITTNGNLSVSGSIASYVSSFDGSPSAGDITLSATNGNLSVNGEIYAFADSEFGQNNNGGNITLTAINGNLSIKGEEDLISLISSSKSSGGNGGNITLTAINGNILNESNLVSFSYSYTGNSGQGGNIALTAQNGDILSNGSSLYSFSVAPQGTAKNGGSVTLDAQNRISGLNILTTSSSAEAGAVSILGRGDLEVTDLTIQTSKPMTIEAGFSLVTIVPSNETGRSGDVSISSAGNLTLTNTLIESDTKGRDSAGNVTLTSPGLTTLNNSQIFSTTNSTGQAGDVNVTTKRLSFLNGSSVNSSTSASGNAGDIIFNVPNTIELDNSTISANTSGSGKGGEIALNTGTLQLNNQSIISSNTTGIGNAGAIDVKANAIALNQSTISSQSSGSGDSGTVKFTTGTLDLIDNATVSTASSQSGKAGNLNITASDRINLQTGAQITSRSTGTGNGGTVEITGRSLILKQNAQISTSTVASDGGNLVLNLSDFLLMRDRSLLNAEAGGTGDGGNISINAPFVIGTGNSDIIANAVRGRGGNINITTNSILGLEYRNQLTADNDITASSEFGVNGTVQITAPNVNPNSGLNQLPANVNDPSQQIADGCSTNSGSSFVATGRGGIPQNPTQQIWGDRTWSDTRDISAFHKTQPAQAQIPKPPQPLVQATSWRRNAQGKIELIAAKSSSQIQRALTCAAVPQT